One region of Macadamia integrifolia cultivar HAES 741 chromosome 11, SCU_Mint_v3, whole genome shotgun sequence genomic DNA includes:
- the LOC122093242 gene encoding uncharacterized protein LOC122093242: protein MSPPITNNNSNNPNKPYHHHHFLQKPTSLPDIFFTALSLLFLFSSSKPQHNHLSPKILPFSFPSNPRRLFLKNSIMSQSKRTSPNHFSTPQSLSDWLRPRLPSDSFASWGVKPGTKNVHNLWLEIAEGETSLIDSSPPLRTVHVVTVRVIDGHGSVLLESHQELSDGSLRERCRPLSEKMKPGESVEDAVRRAVREELGSIIQGSLDDELVRIVPGSYLKKEEERLSVSYPGLPAYYVLHSVDAWVDGLPEGEFFTEEDEEYRDCSEAEAVANKAVFVKRHFWKWATSDPV, encoded by the coding sequence ATGTCTCCTCCGATCAcaaacaacaacagcaacaacccAAACAAaccttatcatcatcatcattttttgCAGAAGCCCACATCACTTCCTGATATCTTCTTCAcagctctctctcttctcttcctcttctcctcctccaaaCCTCAACACAATCATCTCTCCCCCaaaatccttcctttctctttcccttcaaACCCTCGTCGTCTCTTTCTCAAGAACTCAATTATGTCCCAATCCAAACGCACCAGCCCTAATCACTTTTCCACTCCGCAATCTCTCTCAGATTGGCTCAGACCTCGCTTGCCCTCCGATTCTTTTGCCTCTTGGGGTGTCAAGCCAGGTACCAAGAACGTACATAACCTCTGGCTTGAGATCGCTGAAGGTGAGACCTCGCTTATCGACTCGAGCCCTCCTCTCCGTACTGTTCACGTCGTTACCGTCAGAGTCATCGATGGCCATGGAAGTGTTCTTCTTGAGTCGCACCAGGAGCTATCAGATGGGAGCCTTCGAGAACGATGCAGGCCTTTGTCGGAAAAGATGAAGCCTGGAGAGAGTGTTGAAGATGCTGTGAGAAGGGCTGTTAGGGAGGAGCTTGGATCGATCATTCAGGGGAGTTTAGATGATGAGCTTGTGAGGATTGTGCCTGGTTCATAtctgaagaaggaagaagagaggttATCGGTTTCCTATCCTGGTTTGCCTGCTTATTATGTGTTGCATTCAGTGGATGCTTGGGTGGATGGATTGCCTGAAGGAGAGTTTTTtacagaagaagatgaggagtACAGGGATTGCAGCGAAGCAGAGGCGGTGGCTAATAAGGCAGTCTTTGTGAAAAGGCATTTTTGGAAGTGGGCTACTTCTGATCCTGTTTGA
- the LOC122093156 gene encoding U11/U12 small nuclear ribonucleoprotein 25 kDa protein isoform X1, with amino-acid sequence MEPNVKSEESVVGYNSSNVKKARLQSMLSALLNDPILADVPKKTTLADVDTLINLELGSAMRISIVKMDNTTFDVAVLNSATVKDLKLAIKRKTNDMEQSQMGHRHISWRHVWANFCLSHNNEKLIDDNALLQDFGIRSGSQVHFVSFVISRVYRKHTRRRKHRFFHGLGK; translated from the exons ATGGAGCCAAATGTGAAGAGTGAGGAATCAGTAGTAGGATACAACAGCAGCAATGTAAAGAAGGCACGATTACAGTCGATGCTTTCGGCCCTCCTCAATGATCCCATACTGGCTGATGTTCCAAAGAAAACCACCCTTGCTGATGTGGACACCTTGATCAACTTGGAATTAGGCAGTGCTATGAGAATTTCCATTGTTAAAATGGATAATACTACCTTTG ATGTTGCAGTGTTGAATTCGGCAACCGTTAAGGATTTGAAATTGGCAATCAAAAGGAAAACGAATGATATGGAGCAGTCTCAAATGGGACATCGTCACATTTCATG GAGGCATGTTTGGGCAAACTTCTGTCTTTCCCACAATAATGAGAAGCTCATAGATGATAATGCTCTACTACAGGATTTTGGGATACGTAGCGGCTCTCAG GTAcactttgtttcctttgttatttcaaggGTATATCGGAAACACACTCGGAGGAGAAAACACAGGTTCTTTCATGGTCTTGGCAAATGA
- the LOC122093156 gene encoding U11/U12 small nuclear ribonucleoprotein 25 kDa protein isoform X2: MEPNVKSEESVVGYNSSNVKKARLQSMLSALLNDPILADVPKKTTLADVDTLINLELGSAMRISIVKMDNTTFVLNSATVKDLKLAIKRKTNDMEQSQMGHRHISWRHVWANFCLSHNNEKLIDDNALLQDFGIRSGSQVHFVSFVISRVYRKHTRRRKHRFFHGLGK; encoded by the exons ATGGAGCCAAATGTGAAGAGTGAGGAATCAGTAGTAGGATACAACAGCAGCAATGTAAAGAAGGCACGATTACAGTCGATGCTTTCGGCCCTCCTCAATGATCCCATACTGGCTGATGTTCCAAAGAAAACCACCCTTGCTGATGTGGACACCTTGATCAACTTGGAATTAGGCAGTGCTATGAGAATTTCCATTGTTAAAATGGATAATACTACCTTTG TGTTGAATTCGGCAACCGTTAAGGATTTGAAATTGGCAATCAAAAGGAAAACGAATGATATGGAGCAGTCTCAAATGGGACATCGTCACATTTCATG GAGGCATGTTTGGGCAAACTTCTGTCTTTCCCACAATAATGAGAAGCTCATAGATGATAATGCTCTACTACAGGATTTTGGGATACGTAGCGGCTCTCAG GTAcactttgtttcctttgttatttcaaggGTATATCGGAAACACACTCGGAGGAGAAAACACAGGTTCTTTCATGGTCTTGGCAAATGA
- the LOC122094116 gene encoding polygalacturonase QRT3-like, with protein sequence MNATIARKVVAFFTLVGFASFIVTHVYGDYPKEGLLPNNPHNFQMNQMQELKASILRRNLASLNSPSPPPTASSSRIYRATAYGADPTGKTDSTEALLKAISDAFKASNNGDLIQGITNLGGAEVYLEGGYFMISRPLRLPASGGGNLLIHGGSLKASNTFPGDQYLIELSASSSTYTYEYITFRDLLLDSNYRGGGISVINSLRTSIDNCYITHFTTNGILIKGGHETYIRNSFLGQHITAGGDHREKYFSGTAINIAGNDNAVTDVVIFSAAIGIMVAGQANTLTGVHCYNKATGWGGTGIYLRLPGLTQTRIVNCYMDYNGIVAEDPVQLLISNTFFLGDGFILLKSIKGVIKGVNIVDNTFSGNGKGVDIVQLDQSKGPFKTIDGVVIDRNNVNAMKLRATVARGLKEGNGSSWVIDFNNVLLFPNLIRHVQYSLSTPGSGSFPNHALRNISGNRVVVESDRPVQASVHVTVDQSPME encoded by the exons ATGAATGCTACAATAGCAAGAAAAGTTGTGGCCTTTTTCACGCTTGTTGGGTTCGCTAGCTTCATTGTAACTCATGTTTATGGGGATTATCCGAAGGAAGGTTTGCTGCCAAACAATCCTCATAACTTCCAAATGAATCAAATGCAGGAACTTAAGGCTTCAATCCTCCGCCGTAATTTGGCTTCTTTGAACTCTCCTTCGCCACCACCG ACTGCTTCAAGTTCACGAATTTATAGGGCAACAGCCTATGGTGCTGATCCAACAGGAAAAACAGATAGCACAGAAGCACTCCTCAAGGCTATTTCTGATGCTTTTAAAGCTTCAAATAATGGAGATCTGATACAGGGGATCACCAATCTTGGTGGTGCAGAGGTATACCTTGAAGGAGGCTATTTCATGATAAGTAGACCATTGAGATTGCCTGCCAGTGGTGGTGGAAATCTATTG ATTCATGGTGGATCACTGAAAGCATCCAATACTTTTCCGGGAGATCAGTATTTGATAGAGCTATCAGCATCTTCATCAACTTACACCTATGAATATATCACCTTCAGAGACCTCCTATTAGACTCTAATTACAGAGGAGGAGGCATTTCAGTCATCAACTCACTCAGAACTAGCATAGACAATTGTTACATTACTCATTTCACAACCAATGGGATCTTAATCAAAGGTGGCCATGAGACCTACATAAGAAACTCTTTCCTCGGGCAACATATCACCGCCGGCGGTGATCATCGTGAGAAGTACTTCTCCGGCACCGCGATCAACATAGCGGGCAATGATAACGCTGTCACAGATGTTGTCATCTTTTCTGCAGCAATTGGAATAATGGTGGCTGGTCAGGCTAACACACTCACAGGGGTACATTGCTATAACAAAGCAACTGGTTGGGGTGGAACAGGAATTTATCTGAGGCTACCTGGTTTGACACAAACCCGGATTGTGAATTGTTACATGGATTACAATGGCATCGTCGCAGAGGATCCAGTTCAATTACTAATCTCTAATACATTCTTCCTTGGAGATGGTTTCATTTTGTTGAAGTCCATTAAAGGTGTAATAAAAGGTGTGAACATTGTTGATAATACGTTCTCAGGAAATGGTAAAGGGGTGGATATAGTCCAACTGGATCAGTCAAAAGGACCTTTCAAGACCATTGATGGAGTTGTTATCGACCGGAACAACGTAAACGCAATGAAATTAAGGGCAACTGTAGCAAGAGGATTGAAAGAAGGGAATGGAAGCTCATGGGTTATTGATTTCAACAATGTTCTACTATTCCCTAATCTCATCAGGCATGTTCAGTACAGCTTGAGCACCCCTGGTTCAGGCTCATTCCCTAACCATGCCTTGAGGAATATTTCAGGGAACCGTGTGGTGGTTGAATCAGATAGGCCTGTACAGGCTAGTGTTCATGTTACAGTTGATCAAAGTCCTATGGAGTAA